Proteins encoded within one genomic window of Nonomuraea gerenzanensis:
- a CDS encoding RNA polymerase sigma factor, with product MDDPEERFTDLYDRHYRNVLGYALLRADRDVAEDVSSETFLVAWRRLADLPEPPLPWLLGVARNLLAKQRDSRHRRQALVDRIAALTTARDHEAWDVAEHVVDRETALAALCALPEQDVEAMVFATWYGLPPEQAAGVMGCSVRTYNVRLHRARKRLARALSLGGGPRPRLLDTPLEDPR from the coding sequence GTGGACGATCCCGAAGAACGATTCACCGACCTCTACGACCGGCACTACCGCAACGTGCTGGGCTACGCCCTGCTGCGGGCCGACCGGGACGTGGCCGAGGACGTGTCGAGCGAGACGTTCCTCGTGGCCTGGCGGCGGCTGGCCGACCTGCCGGAGCCGCCGCTGCCCTGGCTGCTCGGGGTGGCGCGCAACCTGCTGGCCAAGCAGCGCGACTCGCGCCACCGGCGGCAGGCCCTGGTCGATCGCATCGCCGCGCTGACCACCGCCCGCGACCACGAGGCGTGGGACGTGGCCGAGCACGTCGTCGACAGGGAGACCGCCCTGGCCGCGCTCTGCGCGCTGCCGGAGCAGGACGTGGAGGCGATGGTCTTCGCCACCTGGTACGGGCTGCCGCCCGAGCAGGCGGCCGGCGTCATGGGCTGCTCGGTGCGCACGTACAACGTCCGGTTGCACCGCGCCCGCAAGCGGCTGGCCCGCGCGCTGAGCCTCGGCGGCGGCCCGCGTCCGCGACTGCTCGACACACCCTTGGAGGACCCCCGATGA
- a CDS encoding CU044_5270 family protein: protein MTDRTFARLKPEGLDELAEDGYRRRRAADLARAFATPRTFAAPRAFATPRAHPGSTHPRLRRRRPFVLAAGTVAAGLAAVAATFTATFVVTGDPAPRQAPPSARPVLDARSFLLAAATTARREPAESGRYWYVNERVLQKVHVAPEEYAAEIKKLAATFEQRERELKGDLRRLEAAREEFEQQVGELKRRELPYTAYAADTTESWRAMRPGEAGRSVRGQDVAVTFGSPQDEADWRAAGSPALVERGKRTHEDNTPRVLSIDNPGLTLQNVSALPTGKDELKRRLDELWRRSPNTAGADKAGYLWQTGVDLMTAPIRPGTRSALYQVLADQPGITAQGEVTDALGRAGVALSSSTADGVSFRLVIDPETAELLEYDVADQGVTQLRVALAGMGFTDELGQRP from the coding sequence ATGACTGACCGTACGTTCGCCAGGCTCAAGCCCGAAGGGCTGGACGAGCTCGCGGAGGACGGTTACCGGCGACGCCGCGCGGCCGACCTGGCCCGCGCCTTCGCCACCCCGCGCACCTTCGCCGCCCCGCGCGCCTTCGCCACCCCGCGCGCCCACCCCGGGTCCACGCACCCGCGCCTGCGCCGGCGGCGCCCGTTCGTCCTGGCGGCGGGCACCGTCGCGGCCGGGCTCGCGGCCGTCGCGGCCACCTTCACGGCCACCTTCGTGGTCACCGGTGACCCCGCGCCCCGCCAGGCCCCGCCGTCCGCCCGGCCGGTGCTGGATGCGCGCTCGTTCCTGCTGGCCGCCGCCACAACCGCGCGCCGCGAGCCCGCCGAATCGGGCCGCTACTGGTACGTCAACGAGCGCGTGCTGCAGAAGGTGCACGTCGCGCCCGAGGAGTACGCGGCCGAGATCAAGAAGCTGGCCGCGACGTTCGAGCAGCGGGAACGGGAGCTCAAGGGCGACCTGAGGCGGCTCGAAGCGGCACGCGAGGAGTTCGAGCAGCAGGTCGGCGAGCTGAAGAGGCGCGAGCTGCCGTACACGGCCTACGCGGCCGACACCACCGAGAGCTGGCGGGCCATGCGTCCCGGCGAGGCCGGCCGCAGCGTGCGCGGGCAGGACGTGGCGGTCACGTTCGGCTCCCCGCAGGACGAGGCCGATTGGCGCGCGGCCGGCTCGCCCGCGCTGGTGGAGCGGGGGAAGCGGACGCACGAGGACAACACCCCCCGGGTGTTGTCCATCGACAACCCCGGCCTGACCCTCCAGAACGTCTCCGCGCTGCCCACCGGCAAGGACGAGCTCAAGCGACGCCTGGACGAGCTGTGGCGGCGCAGCCCCAACACGGCGGGCGCCGACAAGGCCGGCTACCTGTGGCAGACAGGCGTGGACCTGATGACCGCGCCGATCAGGCCCGGCACCCGCTCCGCCCTCTACCAGGTGCTGGCCGACCAGCCGGGCATCACCGCCCAGGGCGAGGTCACGGACGCGCTGGGGCGCGCGGGGGTCGCCCTGTCCTCGTCCACGGCCGACGGGGTCTCCTTCCGGCTCGTCATCGACCCGGAGACGGCCGAGTTGCTGGAGTACGACGTGGCGGATCAAGGGGTGACGCAGCTGCGGGTGGCGCTGGCCGGCATGGGCTTCACCGACGAGCTGGGCCAGCGGCCCTGA
- a CDS encoding polysaccharide lyase 8 family protein: protein MPLPTRRLFLRLGGVAVAGTAGALAPARAAHTPDETFVLLRRRWREVTAGPGHDSERYRARLAALGRAAARYRASMATGPDSLWPDQAFPSFVATPRRLRVMAQAYALGLADAGLAEAVATGVEHYRRHVYAAGGDAPGNWWHWQIGVPKALMDACVLAGTWSQALAESVDHYVPPSRLHRYSGNSTAANRVDLCVVTLLRAMLDDDHGRAALAVSALSPVFATVSEGDGFYRDGSFIQHSWVPYQGAYGVTLLSGLATLYAVLRGSPWEPADRRIFETVERSFAPFVHDGACMDLVRGRSVGRRPFGDHERGREIAAAVLLLGESATGEQRARWQAMVKGWAVRGTYRPMLEHAAEPAFHARLAAVMADGAVAAAAEPVGHRLLPMSARAVHRRPGWCAALSMASHRVGHYEHGNGENLRGWHTGSGMLYWWAEGHGDQYSDSFWPTVDPYRLPGTTVSTLRLPDGAGAGWGDTRTPWRWVGGACDGTYAAVGQHLSGLESTMEAFKSWFFLDDAIVCLGAGISGEDGVAVETVVDNRRTAARLTVGAGWAHLEGHGGYVVPGQELRTSRERRDGGGVSRDYVTLWLDHGVDPRAASYAYLLLPGAGREETQARALVLPDASEPRPADGLVRVLANTARLQAVQVPGLGLLSACFWNAGTVGGLTASAPCAVLVRERPGGTAAVTVADPRCELDELTLTWARPVAELLDGAALLTGGGLRFERPADQEGASVTVTVRFG, encoded by the coding sequence GTGCCGCTGCCAACCAGGCGATTATTCCTCCGGCTCGGCGGCGTGGCCGTGGCCGGAACGGCGGGCGCGTTGGCGCCGGCGCGGGCGGCGCACACGCCCGACGAGACGTTCGTCCTGCTGCGCCGCCGCTGGCGGGAGGTGACGGCGGGGCCGGGGCACGACTCCGAGCGCTACCGGGCCCGGCTGGCGGCGCTGGGCCGGGCGGCCGCGCGGTATCGCGCCTCGATGGCGACCGGGCCCGACTCGCTCTGGCCCGACCAGGCGTTCCCGTCGTTCGTGGCCACGCCGAGGCGGCTGCGGGTGATGGCGCAGGCGTACGCGCTGGGCCTCGCGGACGCGGGCCTCGCCGAGGCCGTCGCCACCGGGGTGGAGCACTACCGGCGGCACGTGTACGCGGCGGGCGGCGACGCCCCGGGCAACTGGTGGCACTGGCAGATCGGCGTGCCGAAGGCGCTGATGGACGCCTGCGTACTGGCGGGCACGTGGAGCCAGGCGCTGGCCGAGTCGGTGGATCACTACGTGCCGCCGAGCCGCCTGCACCGCTACTCCGGCAACAGCACCGCCGCGAACCGGGTGGACCTGTGTGTGGTGACGCTGCTGCGGGCCATGCTGGACGACGACCACGGCAGGGCGGCGCTGGCGGTGTCGGCGCTGTCGCCGGTGTTCGCGACGGTCTCGGAAGGTGACGGGTTCTACCGGGACGGGTCGTTCATCCAGCACTCGTGGGTGCCCTACCAGGGCGCGTACGGGGTGACACTGCTGTCGGGGCTGGCCACGCTGTACGCGGTCCTGCGCGGCTCGCCGTGGGAGCCGGCCGACCGGCGGATCTTCGAGACGGTCGAGCGCTCGTTCGCGCCTTTCGTGCACGACGGGGCCTGCATGGACCTGGTACGCGGGCGGAGCGTCGGCAGGCGGCCGTTCGGCGACCACGAGCGCGGGCGGGAGATCGCCGCCGCCGTCCTGCTGCTCGGGGAGAGCGCCACCGGGGAGCAGCGGGCGCGCTGGCAGGCCATGGTCAAGGGGTGGGCGGTGCGCGGCACGTACCGGCCGATGCTGGAGCACGCCGCAGAGCCCGCCTTCCACGCCCGCCTGGCGGCGGTCATGGCGGACGGCGCCGTAGCCGCGGCGGCCGAGCCCGTGGGGCACCGGCTGCTGCCGATGAGCGCCAGGGCCGTGCACCGGCGGCCCGGCTGGTGCGCGGCGCTCAGCATGGCCTCGCACCGCGTCGGCCACTACGAGCACGGCAACGGCGAGAACCTGCGCGGCTGGCACACCGGCTCGGGGATGCTCTACTGGTGGGCCGAGGGGCACGGCGACCAGTACTCCGACTCCTTCTGGCCGACCGTGGACCCCTACCGGCTGCCGGGCACCACCGTGTCCACGTTGCGGCTGCCCGACGGGGCGGGTGCGGGGTGGGGTGACACGCGCACGCCGTGGCGGTGGGTCGGCGGGGCCTGCGACGGGACGTACGCGGCGGTGGGGCAGCACCTGAGCGGGCTGGAGAGCACGATGGAGGCGTTCAAGTCGTGGTTCTTCCTGGATGACGCGATCGTGTGCCTGGGTGCGGGGATCTCCGGGGAGGACGGGGTGGCTGTCGAGACCGTCGTGGACAACCGCAGGACCGCCGCGCGGCTCACGGTGGGGGCCGGGTGGGCGCATCTCGAAGGGCACGGGGGTTATGTGGTGCCCGGCCAGGAGCTGCGTACGTCGCGGGAGCGGCGGGACGGTGGCGGGGTGAGTCGTGACTACGTGACGCTGTGGCTGGATCACGGCGTCGATCCGCGCGCGGCGTCCTACGCCTACCTGCTGCTGCCGGGTGCGGGGAGGGAGGAGACCCAGGCCCGAGCCCTGGTGCTGCCGGACGCGAGCGAGCCCAGGCCCGCCGACGGTCTGGTGCGGGTGCTGGCCAACACGGCGCGGCTGCAGGCCGTGCAGGTGCCGGGGCTGGGGCTTCTGTCCGCCTGCTTCTGGAACGCCGGGACGGTGGGCGGCCTCACCGCGTCCGCCCCGTGCGCCGTCCTGGTGCGCGAGCGGCCCGGCGGCACCGCGGCCGTGACCGTCGCCGACCCCCGCTGCGAGCTGGACGAGCTGACGCTGACCTGGGCCAGGCCGGTGGCCGAGCTGCTGGACGGCGCCGCGCTCCTGACCGGCGGCGGGCTCAGGTTCGAGCGGCCGGCCGATCAGGAGGGCGCCTCGGTGACGGTCACGGTGCGATTCGGCTGA
- a CDS encoding WGR domain-containing protein, producing the protein MTYLELSEDGGGSHKFYEVAVAGTQVTITYGRIGEAGQTKVTAFPTEAKAQAAAAKKLAEKARKGYAPAVRGVRQRRAITRRAITSTRSTAQQAPVLWRFDSGASAFGIFVDGERCWVGNQRGDVYTLSHSGTVTGRFRLPDGVKCIVADDFWIYAGCDDGRVYDLSGKVPRSAYEIAADVDIYWLDIHDGVLGVSDRAGRVTAIDYEDEFQWARNGGGDSAWMVRCDADSVYFGHSRGVARYDVSDGTPIWETKVADAVLFGWQEEHAVYAGTARRTVHRLAKGDGRVEAVYQCDGAVYSCATSPGGRHVFAGDNHSSVYCFDASGERLWKLGTGCGSAFSMQYLDERLYIVTTDGTLACIDAGEAAIAAARTGSVPQPVDVKAAATLEAVEPSVVLETVTAAAGEAGDGVVVECVREGERLRVRVISPGYESWNVQFPKDIREPGARYLVDGVRSAGRGGFYRAYGEIRRLL; encoded by the coding sequence ATGACCTACTTGGAGCTGTCTGAGGACGGCGGCGGATCGCACAAGTTCTACGAGGTGGCCGTGGCGGGCACGCAGGTCACCATCACGTACGGACGGATCGGCGAGGCAGGTCAGACCAAGGTCACCGCCTTCCCCACGGAGGCCAAGGCCCAAGCGGCGGCGGCCAAGAAGCTCGCCGAGAAGGCCCGCAAGGGCTACGCGCCCGCCGTGCGCGGCGTGCGCCAGCGCCGGGCCATCACCCGCAGGGCCATCACCAGCACCCGCTCGACCGCCCAGCAGGCGCCGGTGCTGTGGCGCTTCGACAGCGGGGCCTCGGCGTTCGGCATCTTCGTGGACGGCGAGCGCTGCTGGGTCGGCAACCAGCGCGGCGACGTCTACACCCTCAGCCACTCCGGCACCGTGACCGGCCGCTTCCGGCTGCCCGACGGCGTGAAGTGCATCGTGGCCGACGACTTCTGGATCTACGCCGGCTGCGACGACGGCCGCGTGTACGACCTGAGCGGCAAGGTCCCGAGGTCCGCCTACGAGATCGCGGCCGACGTGGACATCTACTGGCTCGACATCCACGACGGCGTGCTCGGCGTCTCCGACCGCGCGGGCCGGGTCACCGCGATCGACTACGAGGACGAGTTCCAGTGGGCGCGCAACGGCGGCGGCGACTCGGCCTGGATGGTCAGGTGCGACGCGGACTCCGTCTACTTCGGTCACTCGCGCGGCGTCGCCCGCTACGACGTCTCCGACGGCACCCCGATCTGGGAGACCAAGGTCGCCGACGCGGTGCTGTTCGGCTGGCAGGAGGAGCACGCGGTCTACGCGGGCACCGCCCGCCGCACCGTGCACCGCCTGGCCAAGGGCGACGGCCGGGTGGAGGCCGTCTACCAGTGCGACGGCGCCGTCTACTCCTGCGCCACCTCGCCGGGTGGCCGCCACGTCTTCGCCGGTGACAACCACTCCTCCGTCTACTGCTTCGACGCCTCGGGCGAGCGGCTGTGGAAGCTCGGCACCGGCTGCGGCTCGGCCTTCTCCATGCAGTACCTGGACGAGCGGCTCTACATCGTCACCACCGACGGCACACTGGCCTGCATCGACGCCGGAGAGGCCGCCATCGCCGCCGCCCGCACCGGCAGCGTGCCGCAGCCGGTGGACGTCAAGGCGGCGGCGACGCTGGAGGCGGTCGAGCCCTCCGTCGTGCTGGAGACCGTTACGGCGGCGGCGGGCGAGGCCGGCGACGGCGTGGTGGTGGAGTGCGTCAGGGAGGGCGAGCGGCTGCGGGTGCGGGTGATCAGCCCCGGCTACGAGTCGTGGAACGTGCAGTTCCCCAAGGACATCCGCGAGCCGGGCGCCCGTTACCTGGTGGACGGGGTGCGCTCGGCCGGACGCGGCGGGTTCTACCGCGCGTACGGGGAGATCCGCCGCCTTCTCTGA
- a CDS encoding ATP-binding protein, protein MSDISSEIRPGGPSRAYTFRQRCTSNHRQVLLLSERRIRCPSAQERDAMTRLRSTRPSRKQYAWPLRADARTVGQVRALIRTELSELSLSSDLVDDAVLMVSELITNAFLYGDDPYELVLHVDERDIMLVVVDGSPILPAPAPHDLGAEHGRGLRIVARLSEGFYGCHPQRYVTQPDLVGKATWFALPRARTTGNVVPIRAGV, encoded by the coding sequence ATGAGTGATATTTCATCGGAAATTCGACCCGGAGGGCCTTCTCGTGCGTACACGTTTCGACAGCGTTGTACGTCAAACCATAGGCAGGTCCTCTTGTTAAGCGAAAGGCGCATCCGCTGCCCCTCAGCACAGGAAAGAGACGCCATGACCAGGCTGCGATCGACTCGCCCGAGCCGGAAGCAGTACGCTTGGCCGCTGCGCGCGGACGCGCGGACGGTCGGTCAGGTTCGCGCCCTCATCCGCACGGAATTGTCAGAACTCTCCCTTTCTTCCGATCTCGTTGACGACGCCGTTCTCATGGTGAGCGAATTGATCACCAATGCGTTCCTGTACGGCGACGACCCCTACGAACTCGTCCTTCATGTGGACGAGAGGGACATCATGCTCGTGGTGGTGGACGGCAGCCCGATCCTGCCCGCCCCCGCGCCCCACGACCTCGGCGCCGAGCACGGGCGCGGCCTGCGCATCGTGGCCAGGCTCTCCGAGGGTTTCTACGGTTGCCACCCCCAGCGCTACGTCACGCAGCCCGACCTGGTCGGCAAGGCCACCTGGTTCGCGCTGCCGCGCGCCCGCACGACCGGCAACGTGGTGCCGATCAGGGCGGGCGTCTGA
- a CDS encoding 4a-hydroxytetrahydrobiopterin dehydratase gives MGEHRGLLHAIGRMTGLFERPGGGGGVTGPKRHSTPLTDAELAAALRTLPRWSGDRSGLRRAVSLPRENLHAVRGALDRLKITYGRQPQLHDRPDGLVLLVRTVSVGAVTSLDVELARRVDELIEEIGAGLGHP, from the coding sequence ATGGGCGAACACCGGGGGCTGCTGCACGCCATCGGCCGCATGACGGGTCTGTTCGAGCGGCCCGGCGGCGGCGGTGGCGTCACAGGCCCCAAGAGGCACAGCACGCCGCTGACGGACGCCGAGCTCGCCGCGGCGCTGCGCACGCTGCCCCGATGGAGCGGCGACCGGTCGGGGCTGCGCCGCGCAGTCTCGCTGCCCAGGGAGAACCTGCACGCGGTGCGCGGCGCACTCGACCGGCTCAAGATCACCTACGGCAGGCAGCCGCAGCTGCACGACCGCCCCGACGGGCTCGTCCTGCTGGTGCGGACGGTGTCGGTGGGCGCCGTGACGTCGCTGGACGTGGAGCTGGCCAGGCGGGTGGACGAATTGATCGAGGAGATCGGCGCCGGCCTGGGCCATCCCTGA